In one window of Ruminococcus hominis DNA:
- a CDS encoding ISAs1 family transposase — protein sequence MRGNGDSWRKYRWHWKCAEKTVLTEKLIHYFRQIPDYRCGREKRHDLGEMLVCVTLGFLCGRTTIRRSLKWCKTHLEELRKHMNLKYGIASPSTITRMLNGIDEELALYAFMEWIGEIVESRNTHLAIDGKALCGATEKTKGETTPMLLNVVETVRGLILAQLPVDSKTNEITAIPELLKLLDISGSIVTIDAVGTQTAIMEQIHEQGGHFVLTVKKNQPEAYEEIHTFMDKLGAEDLKRKKGEAMDPGMKEFLEKYEEISQMEKNRDRNEYRTCQICKDASNLTKSQKEWPHVQSIGRIKQVRIPKEKDSQGNDVTPSKEEFLEKGSRRIPAPSAGEGAGKDVQCTALISDLILTAEELGSIKRMHWSIENRLHHVLDDTFREDRSPAKKSRNNLSLIRKYAYNILRLAMYETGLANIMTEMMDCFCDNAALRERYVFQGIASLY from the coding sequence ATGAGGGGCAACGGAGACTCCTGGAGAAAATACAGGTGGCATTGGAAATGTGCTGAAAAGACTGTTCTGACAGAAAAATTGATCCATTATTTCAGGCAGATTCCGGATTATCGGTGCGGCAGAGAGAAAAGACACGATCTTGGAGAAATGCTGGTATGCGTCACCCTCGGATTCCTTTGTGGCCGGACAACGATCCGCAGGAGCCTGAAATGGTGCAAAACCCACTTGGAAGAGCTGCGGAAGCATATGAACTTAAAATACGGGATCGCCTCGCCTTCCACTATTACCCGGATGTTGAATGGCATTGATGAGGAATTAGCTTTGTATGCTTTTATGGAGTGGATTGGCGAGATCGTGGAATCCAGAAATACCCATCTAGCTATTGATGGGAAAGCATTGTGCGGTGCAACGGAAAAAACGAAAGGTGAGACAACCCCGATGCTGCTGAATGTAGTGGAAACGGTCCGGGGATTGATACTTGCACAGCTTCCGGTAGATTCAAAGACGAATGAGATTACGGCGATTCCTGAATTATTAAAGCTTCTGGATATCAGCGGGAGCATTGTAACGATTGATGCTGTTGGGACACAGACTGCAATCATGGAACAGATTCATGAACAGGGAGGACATTTTGTGTTAACAGTAAAGAAAAATCAGCCGGAGGCCTATGAGGAGATTCATACGTTCATGGATAAACTGGGGGCGGAAGATCTCAAAAGAAAAAAAGGCGAAGCTATGGATCCTGGGATGAAGGAGTTCCTTGAGAAATACGAAGAAATCAGCCAGATGGAAAAAAACCGGGACAGAAATGAGTATAGGACTTGCCAGATATGTAAAGACGCTTCAAATCTGACCAAAAGCCAAAAAGAATGGCCGCACGTTCAAAGTATTGGGCGGATCAAGCAGGTGAGGATACCCAAGGAAAAAGACAGCCAGGGGAATGATGTGACGCCGTCGAAGGAAGAGTTTTTGGAAAAAGGCTCCAGAAGAATCCCAGCTCCTTCTGCTGGAGAGGGAGCCGGGAAAGATGTCCAGTGTACGGCACTGATATCAGACCTGATCCTTACAGCAGAGGAGCTGGGAAGCATAAAAAGAATGCACTGGTCAATAGAGAACCGGCTCCATCATGTGCTGGACGATACATTTAGGGAAGACCGCTCGCCAGCCAAAAAGTCCCGGAACAACCTGTCGCTCATCAGAAAATACGCATACAACATCCTGCGTCTGGCAATGTACGAGACGGGTCTGGCAAATATAATGACAGAAATGATGGACTGCTTTTGTGACAATGCCGCTTTGCGGGAACGGTATGTGTTTCAAGGCATAGCCAGTCTCTATTGA